Proteins from a genomic interval of Lycium ferocissimum isolate CSIRO_LF1 chromosome 2, AGI_CSIRO_Lferr_CH_V1, whole genome shotgun sequence:
- the LOC132047758 gene encoding glutaredoxin-C9-like, translating to MVRPLGDLCGCHSRVLGSCHTASGSMSSSSTNATRGTTSRETPPPSETNNNNVNGHKSVVTLIKENVVVVVAMRGCYMCLVVKHLLQELGLNTTLFEVDEADKASKLEELSEIEGGEDGNNDGPKELLAVFVGGKLLGGVTKVMNIHISGELFILMSFG from the coding sequence atggttcgcccactaggggatttgtgtgggtgccactcacgggtACTTGGGTCATGCCATACTGCTAGCGGAAGCATGAGCTCATCATCTACTAATGCGACTCGTGGGACCACCAGTCGCGAAACACCACCTCCTAGTGAGACTAACAACAATAATGTGAATGGGCATAAGAGTGTGGTGACGCTGATAAAGGAaaatgtggttgttgttgtagccatgCGTGGGTGCTACATGTGCCTTGTTGTGAAGCATTTGCTACAAGAATTAGGTCTTAACACCACCCTTTTCGAGGTCGATGAGGCGGATAAAGCCTCCAAGTTGGAGGAGCTGTCAGAGATTGAGGGCGGCGAAGACGGCAACAATGACGGTCCGAAGGAGTTGCTGGCGGTGTTTGTAGGAGGAAAGTTGTTAGGAGGGGTAACCAAAGTGATGAATATTCATATCTCGGGTGAATTATTCATTCTAATGAGTTTCGGCTAG
- the LOC132048199 gene encoding glutaredoxin-C9-like — MSSSSVAASGSMSYSAATAGGSMSSSSATAAGGTTSLETQPPTETNNNVVNGHTIAVKLIKEHAVVVAATRGCYMRLVVKHLLQNLGVNTTLFEVNEADKAAVLEELSEIKDGEGGNNGGPGELPAVFVGGKFLGGVNKVMETHILGELVPMLRQAGALWL, encoded by the coding sequence ATGAGCTCATCATCTGTTGCTGCTAGTGGCAGCATGAGCTATTCTGCCGCCACAGCGGGGGGCAGCATGAGCTCATCATCTGCCACCGCTGCTGGTGGGACCACCAGCCTAGAAACACAACCTCCTACTGAGACCAACAACAACGTCGTGAATGGTCATACGATTGCGGTGAAGTTGATAAAGGAACATGCTGTAGTTGTTGCAGCCACGCGCGGGTGCTATATGCGCCTTGTGGTGAAGCATTTGTTGCAAAATTTGGGTGTTAACACCACCCTTTTCGAGGTTAATGAGGCGGATAAAGCTGCCGTGTTGGAGGAGCTGTCCGAGATTAAGGACGGCGAAGGCGGAAACAATGGCGGTCCAGGGGAGTTGCCGGCGGTGTTTGTAGGAGGGAAGTTCTTAGGAGGGGTAAACAAAGTGATGGAGACTCATATCTTGGGTGAATTAGTTCCCATGCTTCGACAAGCTGGAGCCTTGTGGCTTTGA